The sequence below is a genomic window from Draconibacterium halophilum.
AAACTCAAATTAAAAGAGACGATACCGAGAACAATAAACTAGGATTCACTATTCATAGAATTGCTTTCAGCTTCTTCATATCATCCGAAATCTTTTTATCAACTATTCTTGCGTAAACCTGTGTTGTTCTTAAAGAATTATGCCCTAACATTTTTGATACAGTTTCTATCGGTATTCCATTTGAAAGTGTAACAGAGGTCGCAAAAGAATGCCTGGCAACGTGCATTGATAAGTTTTTTTTAATTCCACATATTGTTGCCAACTCTTTAAGGTAAGCATTCATTTTTTGGTTCGAACGAACTGGCAATAATAATCCTTGTGATTCATTCCAAGCATAATCTTTATATTTCCTCAGAATCTTTAAAGCATTGGGGACTAAAGGAATACGACACCTGTTTTTTGTTTTGTTGCGATCGATAATAATCCAATCTTCACCGTCATCACCTTTATGAATGTGATGGTAGCTCAGTTTTGCAATGTCAGAATACGACAAACCGGTATAACATGCAAACACAAAAACATCCCGCACAATGGCAAGCCTATCAATCTGAATACGTTTCTTCTCAATTTTTTTAATTTCTTTTAGAGTAAGAAAATCCCGATTTGCATCACCTCTTTTTACTTTGAAGTTTTCATAAGGATTCCGAACAATTAAACCCTTGAAACCGCATCATTTAAAACCTTCTTTACGTGCCTATGATATCCCCATACCGTGTTTGTACCAATATTGTGTTTAGATTTTAGGTAAATATCAAAAGCATTTAGAAAAGTATAATCAACTTTTTTGATCTCAATATCTTTCCGAAAATAAAATTCCTTTACAAAATCCTTTAATCGCGTTAACGAAGTACGATAGTGTTTTAAAGTTCCTTTGGAATAGCCTTTCCCTAACTTTTTTTCAATTGATTCGATAACTGACTCAAATAGCTCAATAAAATAATCTTTCGAACTGGTACCTGTGATTTTTTCTTTGATGGTATAAACATCAAAATCATCATGACTTGCTTCCAATTGATTGTAGATATCATAAATTCCAGATACGAATTTTAACAAACGATTATTAAGGATTCTAATTTCCTGCGAATTCCCAGCAATTTCCTGCCTTGATTTATCCCAACTATCTACATCCACTAAGATTGACGTTGACAGCTCAATTCTTCGTCCATCCATCACGCAACGCGCATAAACAGGGCATTTTCCGCTGTTTTTACTTTTTGATTTCTTTAACAAAAGACTAATTCTGATTCTCATAACTCCTAAATTTTTAAGTTTTAGGGTCTCTTTAGGTCTCTTTTGGGGTAAAATTACCCCAAAAAGTGCCGTTTCACAACAGCAAAAGAGACCAATTCAGACCAAATTAAATTATGAATATCAGAGAGTTACAAAAAAGAGACCTATTTTTGAGCCAAAAATCGATGGGTCTCGATTTAGTCCCCTTTTTTTGGTATTTTTTGACTCACTTTGAATTACTACAAAAGAAAAAAGCGCTATAAATCAACGATTTAAGCGCTTTTAATTCGGAATGATTTCCGACTTGGTGACTCAGCTGGGTCTCGAACCCAGGACCCCATCCTTAAAAGGGATGTGCTCTACCAACTGAGCTACTGAGTCATCCTTGAGTGCCTTTGTTTCTCAAAGGCGGGTGCAAAAGTAATTATTATTTTTTTTCACACAAATCATCAGACATTTTTTTTCAAAAAAATCTATTTTTTTCAATTTCAATTTAACATCCTATTTCGACTAAATCCTTTAAGCAGTCATTCTAAAAACGCTCATCTGCCACAAAAAGAACAATTTACAAACTCGCTTTGATTTGAACAATTTTATTTCGGAAAAATTATTTGAAGAGAAAAGATTTTAATACTAGCTTTGATTCGTTCAAGCAGGTTTTGCTAGAATAGAAGGACAACATAATACCACATCACGTTGATAAGTACCGAAGGATATATTGTACTCGCCATTGTATTATTAACCATCATAGCGCTGGCGAAAGAGTTAATGCGTCCGGGGCTTATCTTTTTCTCTTCGGCAATTATCCTTATGGCTACCGGCACTATTACCGATAAAGAAATGCTGGCCGGTTTTTCCAATAAAGGAATGATAACAATTGCCATTTTGTTTATTGTTAGCGAAGGCATACGGCAATCAGGAATCTTAAACCGCCTGGCACAAACCTACCTACCACGAAAAAGAAGAAAAATGGTTTCGCTGATTCCGCAAATTATGCTGCCGGTTTCGGTACTTTCTGCTTTTTTGAATAACACGCCGGTAGTAATTATTTTTGCCCCGATCATAAAAAAATGGTCGGAGAACCTCAACCTGTCATCTAAGAAATTCCTGATACCACTTTCATACGCCACAATTTTTGGAGGAATGTGTACGCTTATCGGAACTTCTACCAACCTTGTTGTACACGGTTTAATATTAGAAAATGGTTACGAAGGATTTAGCATGTTCGAACTGGCAAAGATTGGTGGTTTTATTGCCATTGCCGGAACTATTTATATGACAGTGTTTAGTAACAAACTGCTACCCGGCGAGAAAATATTTTTTAATT
It includes:
- a CDS encoding site-specific integrase, translated to MRDVFVFACYTGLSYSDIAKLSYHHIHKGDDGEDWIIIDRNKTKNRCRIPLVPNALKILRKYKDYAWNESQGLLLPVRSNQKMNAYLKELATICGIKKNLSMHVARHSFATSVTLSNGIPIETVSKMLGHNSLRTTQVYARIVDKKISDDMKKLKAIL
- a CDS encoding phage integrase SAM-like domain and Arm DNA-binding domain-containing protein — its product is MRIRISLLLKKSKSKNSGKCPVYARCVMDGRRIELSTSILVDVDSWDKSRQEIAGNSQEIRILNNRLLKFVSGIYDIYNQLEASHDDFDVYTIKEKITGTSSKDYFIELFESVIESIEKKLGKGYSKGTLKHYRTSLTRLKDFVKEFYFRKDIEIKKVDYTFLNAFDIYLKSKHNIGTNTVWGYHRHVKKVLNDAVSRV